A single Phragmites australis chromosome 4, lpPhrAust1.1, whole genome shotgun sequence DNA region contains:
- the LOC133914660 gene encoding alpha-soluble NSF attachment protein-like: MTTLGWNLIKEILLLKERNLMAYDFTRDFMKCCLSPLKLRITGAWLFPVGLDPAQNGEEVYSLDIVDKKVKVPFEAIPSSSRKDVLAPIIDMGPIAQEVSSMRLPLHKMFSPQDAAQALNSAVNLFLEIGRLNMAARYSKDIGEICQQEKDLENAAVHLNQAADLFDSEGQSSQANSMTQKISEIYAQLKKYHKATGLFEEIARKSISNNLIKYSVRGILLNAGICQLCRGDPVAINNSMEHYQDIDPTFSGTRECKLLKDLAASMDEGDVAMSTDAIKEFDSMTRLDPWKTTLLLKAKNELKKKEEKEDDLT; this comes from the exons ATGACTACCCTTGGCTGGAATCTTATCAAGGAGATCTTGCTTCTGAAGGAGAGGAATCTGATGGCGTACGACTTCACCAGAGACTTCATGAAGTGCTGCCTTAGTCCTTTGAAACTGAGGATTACCGGGGCTTGGCTTTTCCCAGTCGGATTGGATCCAGCCCAAAATGGTGAGGAAG TGTACTCATTGGACATCGTCGATAAAAAGGTTAAGGTGCCTTTTGAAGCCATCCCTTCTTCCAGCCGCAAGGACGTCTTGGCTCCCATCATAGATATGGGCCCCATAGCTCAG GAAGTATCAAGCATGAGGCTGCCTCTGCACAAAATGTTCTCACCACAAG atgCTGCACAGGCACTTAACAGCGCTGTTAATCTTTTCTTGGAAATCGGCAGATTGAACATGGCTGCAAGATACAGCAAG GACATCGGTGAAATCTGTCAACAAGAAAAAGATTTAGAGAATGCTGCAGTTCACCTGAATCAGGCTGCCGATCTTTTTGACAGTGAGGGACAGTCATCTCAGGCAAACAGCATGACAcagaaaatttcagaaatttaCGCTCAGCTGAAAAA GTACCACAAAGCAACCGGGCtgtttgaagaaattgctcgtaaatcaaTCAGCAATAACCTTATCAAGTACAGTGTTAGAGGCATCCTACTTAATGCAGGCATTTGCCAACTATGTAGAGGTGATCCTGTTGCTATAAATAATTCAATGGAGCACTATCAG GACATTGACCCAACATTCTCAGGGACACGCGAATGCAAGCTTTTG AAGGATCTTGCAGCTTCTATGGATGAAGGAGATGTTGCCATGTCTACCGATGCCATCAAAGAGTTTGACAGCATGACACGCTTG GATCCTTGGAAAACGACTCTCCTACTCAAGGCAAAGAATGAGttaaagaaaaaggaggagaaggaggatgatCTAACCTAA